The Pithys albifrons albifrons isolate INPA30051 chromosome 23, PitAlb_v1, whole genome shotgun sequence genome contains a region encoding:
- the TMPRSS13 gene encoding transmembrane protease serine 13 yields MDGKTSPTAASPGSVPPSLHASTVSSIFGARIPQPRENVLGISFKPYSPESSPAPTPCTACESTRSSMFRAPCMSQRRLALIFCVSVLIVLLIALILLFMFWRSQTGIVYKEPAESCKDSAVRCDGIVDCSQRSDELGCVRFTSEESLLHVYSSTESQWLPVCSSAWDESFSRKTCRQLGFQNASQTEYIPLRVSGKSLTVTDERETIQQSLNSSQCLTGKYVSLRCTTCGQRISGRIIGGKETSVNKWPWQVSVQYGPIHICGGTIIDAQWVLTAAHCFFMNSMKILDDWKVYGGVSDLKQPMEGIPVSQVIINSNYSDDHDDYDIALMKLSRPLTLSAQVRPACLPMYSQRFQTGRSCFITGFGKTRENEDNTSPKLREAEVKLIDYKICNSDKVYEGYLTPRMMCAGYLQGGKDACQGDSGGPLVCEDNGRWYVAGVTSWGTGCGQKNKPGVYTRVTKLLSWIYSKMESEND; encoded by the exons ATGGACGGCAAAACCTCTCCG ACCGCTGCATCACCTGGCAGTGTCCCTCCCAGCCTCCATGCCTCCACGGTCAGCAGCATCTTCGGCGCCCGAATTCCGCAGCCTCGAGAGAACGTCCTCGGCATCAGCTTCAAACCCTACAGCCCCGAGTCCAGCCCGGCCCCGACCCCCTGCACGGCCTGTGAGAGCACAC gatCCTCCATGTTCAGAGCTCCCTGCATGAGCCAGCGGCGTCTTGCACTCATCTTCTGCGTCTCCGTCCTCATCGTGCTGCTCATCGCCCTCATCCTGCTGT TTATGTTCTGGCGGTCTCAGACGGGCATCGTGTACAAGGAACCTGCGGAGAGCTGCAAGGACAGCGCAGTGCGCTGTGACGGCATCGTCGACTGCTCCCAGCGGAGTGATGAACTGGGctgtg TGCGTTTCACATCTGAGGAGTCCTTGCTCCACGTCTACTCCAGCACCGAGAGCCAGTGGCTGCCAGTGTGCAGCAGCGCCTGGGACGAGTCCTTCTCCAGAAAGACCTGCCGGCAGCTGGGATTTCAGAA TGCATCACAGACTGAATACATCCCCCTGCGTGTCTCTGGCAAGAGTCTCACGGTGACTGATGAGCGAGAGACCATCCAGCAGAGCCTCAACAG ctcaCAGTGTCTCACAGGAAAGTACGTCTCGCTCCGATGCACAA cctgtgggCAGAGGATTTCTGGCCGGATCATCGGGGGAAAGGAAACCTCAGTGAACAAATGGCCGTGGCAGGTCAGCGTGCAGTACGGGCCGATCCACATCTGCGGTGGCACCATCATCGACGCACAGTGGGTCCTCACTGCAGCCCACTGCTTCTTCAT GAACAGCATGAAGATCCTGGACGACTGGAAGGTGTATGGTGGGGTGTCGGACCTGAAGCAGCCCATGGAGGGCATCCCTGTCTCCCAGGTCATCATCAACTCCAACTACAGTGATGACCACGATGACTATGACATCGCTCTCATGAAGCTCTCCAGGCCACTGACGCTCTCAG CCCAGGTTCGCCCAGCCTGCCTCCCAATGTACAGCCAGCGATTCCAGACCGGCAGGTCCTGCTTCATCACGGGCTTTGGGAAGACCAGGGAGAATGAAG ATAACACGTCCCCAAAGCTGCGGGAGGCTGAGGTGAAGCTCATCGACTACAAGATCTGCAACAGTGACAAGGTGTACGAGGGCTACCTGACCCCACGGATGATGTGCGCTGGAtacctgcagggagggaaagatGCATGTCAG GGTGACAGCGGAGGGCCGCTGGTCTGCGAGGACAATGGCCGCTGGTATGTGGCTGGGGTGACGAGCTGGGGAACAGGATGTGGCCAGAAGAACAAGCCTGGAGTTTACACACGTGTGACAAAGCTCCTCAGCTGGATATACAGCAAAATGGAG AGCGAGAATGACTAA